The Thioflexithrix psekupsensis genome segment TTTGCTAGTCTTTTGGAAGGCGCGGTCTCAACATCGTCATTGATTTTTTCTGGCTCACCACATTGCTCAAGAATCTTATCTATTTCCGCTTGCTGTACAGCCAATTTTTCCGCCAAACAAGCGGCATCACTGAAGTAGAGTGCTTCGAGTTCGTGCATAGAAACGTAGGGAATGAAACGTGTTTCTGGACGATAATCTGAAAAGAGGTTTTGCACTTTTTTTGCTGTCGCCTGCATCATGATGTTGGCTTTTGCGCGGTGATCTGCTGCTTTTTTCGACTCATTATAACCCGGCCAATCCGAATCAATGCCATAGTAATCAATCAACAGCGTTATCCAAGTACCCCGTTGTTGTTTCAAGTGATTCCCGATGTCGTTTTTAGCACGTGCGAATTTAACATCTCCCCCTTTTTCTCCGGATTTGCTCAAAATAATGGGGGTCAGATACACAGCATATCCCGCTAAATAAGGTGCCAGCAGTTTCTTTACAAATAGCTGCTCTGTTGGCCCCTCGACTAACACAATTACTTCCGTATAATTACTCGTCATTGCTGCCTCCCTGAATCACATTTTTAGTCCAGAGTTCACCAATCGAGTATTCTTCCAGCCATACGCTGAAATCTTCGGCTTGCAATCGCTCAAAGGTAGATTGCCCCTCTTTGCGGTTCACCACAAGGATGTCTTCAATTGCAAACTGATCTATCAGTAACGGCGACTGGGTAGCAACAACAATTTGGGTACGCTTGGCAGCATCGGTGATGAGTTCGCCCAGAATGCGGATGGCTTCAGGATGCAAGCCCAATTCAGGTTCGTCAATCACGATAGTTGATGGCGGGGAAGGCTGCAAAAGTGCCGTTGCCAGACAAATAAAACGGATAGAACCGTCTGACAGATGATATGGCTGCATGGGAAAATCAGAGCCTTTTTGATGCCAGCTTAACTTAACCTTTTCCGCTTCGCCAAATTGCATAATATCTAGTTTGAAATCATCGAAAAATGGAATAATTAAGCGAGTTGCATCAACGATTTCCTGATAACATTTCTGATCTTGTTCGTTGGTTTTCAGCTTTAACAAAAACGGTGCGATATTGCTGCCGTTGTGACGAAGATACTTGTTATCTTCGACAATCTCCGAACGGCGCATGGGTGCGGTTACGCTGGTGTCGTGGAAGTGATACACCATCCAATTTGAAATGGATTTGTAAACAAAATAGCCCACACCATTCCCATGATCTGTAGCGGCATTTTCATCGCACTTATCATATAAGCGGCTTTCTTGAGAGGGAGTACCGTAAGAATGCGTGTTATATTTGAAATTCTGTCTTTCTTCACTAATTAGAAAGGTCTCATTAACGGTAGGAGTCAATTCACAACGATAGAAGTTTGAACCTTCGGCATGATCGCTGTGCGACTGGAACTCAAATTTTAGCTTGATTGCCGATGTGTGCTTAAGTCCGTTGTGCAAAAAATTATCTGCGCCGCCGTTTTCCAGAATGAATTTCTGAAAATTCTTCTGCGTCATCGCCATCAGCAACTTAAAAATTTGCACGAGATTACTCTTACCCGCACCATTTGCACCGATAATGATATTCAAATCACGAAATTCCAACTTCTCTAATTCTCGAATGGATTTAAAGCCGCTAATGCTGATTTTTTTGATTGCGCCTTTCATGTGTTTTTAGGTTCTTCCTTATAGGTTAGTTTTCAATTTCTTCAATCAATCCCACCGTCCCCACACTCACCGCGCAAACTTTCCCCAACAAATCAATGACTTGTTCTTTATAATCGGCAAAGCGATAAGTATTGAATTTTTCTTTTATTGTTGGGTCTTTTGGGGTTTTTTCTTTGTATTGGTCTAAAACCCATTCTAATGCCGAGCGATTCCCCAATTGATATTGCCATGCCATGGCTGGAATATCTTTTAATTGGGTTTCGCTGTCGATTTCGATTAAATGATTTGTTTTATCGGCTTTTAAGCGGACTTTATTGGTTTTGCTTGGCGTGTCGATTCGGGTGAATGGATAGGGCGTTATTTTCTCAAAATTCACGTGTAAATTCATGAGTTTTTCTCCCCACGTTGCCCATTTGTAAAAGTCGGCATAAAACGGAATGCGCGGGAATTCTTGTTTTAAATTGAGCGCAAATTTTTCTCGATAAGCAGGATAATGCAGCACCGCATAAACATAGTGAAATATATTTATTTTTTCAATGCCCGTGTTTTGGTAATGTTGACGGAATTGGTTTAATGCCCAATCGGTTATGTTTTCTTGACGTGAGCCGTCTTTGGCGTAAATGTAAAGGGGTAAACATTGGGTTTTTTCAAGTAAATCAAGACAAGGTACAATTGAAATTGCTAAGGCTTGAAAAAGTTTTGAAAATGAGCCGCCAGAAATAGTTATAGTTAAATTTTCAAAACAAGCATTAACACCAACAATATTT includes the following:
- a CDS encoding AAA family ATPase, with translation MKGAIKKISISGFKSIRELEKLEFRDLNIIIGANGAGKSNLVQIFKLLMAMTQKNFQKFILENGGADNFLHNGLKHTSAIKLKFEFQSHSDHAEGSNFYRCELTPTVNETFLISEERQNFKYNTHSYGTPSQESRLYDKCDENAATDHGNGVGYFVYKSISNWMVYHFHDTSVTAPMRRSEIVEDNKYLRHNGSNIAPFLLKLKTNEQDQKCYQEIVDATRLIIPFFDDFKLDIMQFGEAEKVKLSWHQKGSDFPMQPYHLSDGSIRFICLATALLQPSPPSTIVIDEPELGLHPEAIRILGELITDAAKRTQIVVATQSPLLIDQFAIEDILVVNRKEGQSTFERLQAEDFSVWLEEYSIGELWTKNVIQGGSNDE
- a CDS encoding DUF4276 family protein, which codes for MTSNYTEVIVLVEGPTEQLFVKKLLAPYLAGYAVYLTPIILSKSGEKGGDVKFARAKNDIGNHLKQQRGTWITLLIDYYGIDSDWPGYNESKKAADHRAKANIMMQATAKKVQNLFSDYRPETRFIPYVSMHELEALYFSDAACLAEKLAVQQAEIDKILEQCGEPEKINDDVETAPSKRLAKLSTRFKKTTTGIAIAEAIGIQEMRDACPLFNDWLKTLEELGQ